From Scomber scombrus chromosome 6, fScoSco1.1, whole genome shotgun sequence, the proteins below share one genomic window:
- the atp6v1e1a gene encoding V-type proton ATPase subunit E 1a codes for MALTDADVQKQIKHMMAFIEQEANEKVEEIDAKAEEEFNIEKGRLVQTQRVKIMEYYEKKEKQIEQHKKIQMSNLMNQSRLKVLKARDDMIADLLHEARQRLAEIAQDPAMYSTLMEGLLLQGFYRLLEPKVTIRCRQQDVEMVQAAVNKNIPIYKEAVKSNIVVKIDMERFLPSDICGGVEMYNDNGKIKVSNTLESRLELMAQQMMPEIRVALFGVNPNRKFTD; via the exons atggCGCTCACCGACGCTGACGTACAGAAACAG ATCAAGCACATGATGGCCTTCATTGAGCAAGAGGCCAATGAGAAAGTAGAGGAAATTGATGCAAAG GCGGAGGAAGAGTTCAACATTGAGAAAGGTCGCCTGGTGCAGACTCAGAGGGTGAAAATCATGGAATATTAcgagaagaaggaaaaacagattGAACAGCATAAGAAAAT ACAGATGTCCAATCTGATGAACCAATCGAGGCTGAAGGTGCTGAAAGCCCGTGATGACATGATTGCG GATTTGTTGCATGAGGCCCGACAAAGACTTGCGGAGATTGCCCAGGACCCTGCTATGTACTCCACACTAATGGAGGGCCTGTTGCTTCAG GGCTTCTACCGACTCCTGGAACCAAAAGTCACCATTCGCTGTCGGCAACAGGATGTAGAAATGGTTCAG GCTGCAGTTAACAAGAACATCCCTATTTACAAAGAAGCTGTGAAAAGCAACATAGTCGTCAAAATTGACATGGAGCGTTTCCTTCCATCAGACAT CTGCGGAGGAGTTGAGATGTATAATGATAACGGGAAGATCAAGGTTTCCAACACTTTGGAGAGCAGACTAGAGCTTATGGCCCAACAG ATGATGCCTGAAATCAGAGTGGCCTTGTTTGGTGTCAACCCCAACCGCAAGTTCACGGATTAA